atatatatatatatatatatatatatatatatatatatatatatatatatatatatatatatatatatatatatatatatatatatatatatatatatatatatatatatatatatatatatatatatatatatatatatatatatagatatatatatatatatatatatatatatatatatatatatatatatatatatatatatatatatatatatatatatagatagatagatagatatatatatatatatatatattgtgtattttacaaatagagtgctcaatgttcttaaaaaacaggcaataattatttagttagtaaaaaacacttatctaacttTTATCTTCGACTTGAAGTTTCACCATTGCTGGATCATCAGGAAGAGTTactaaatctcaaaaaaaaattcaatttatagaaaaaaatattttacaggaagttataaattattataaaaaattttttaattactatattttttttgttaacggGAAGTTACAGAATTTTCTTTGGAATGGGGATAGTTTAATTtggtcatttgtttttataattttttaagaggTATTTATTTTCGTGCCtacatttagaaattaattcagattttttatttaataaattttcttgatttaaatgagtaattatttcaaatttttcttgcaaACATAGCatacattttttggaaatgttaTTATAGGCAGGGGCAGATTTTAGAATAGAccattgtaaattaaaatttttatttttttcttttaaatcccaaatatattttgacagcatagtagttttttactaactaattatatatatatatatatatatatatatatatatatatatatatatatatatatatatatatatatatatatatatatatatatatgtatacatatatatatatatatatatatatatatatatatatatatatatatatatatatatatatatatatatatatatatatatatatatatatatatatatatatatattataaaaattagggAGTAAGGAAGCCTTTCATTAGGTATTATCCCCTTTCAGTTTTCAAGTTAAATTtacctttttattgtaaatttatataatgttgaagaaattattaataaattaaaaaagattaaaaatacatatatgtgtatatatatatatatatatatatatatatatatatatatatatatatatatatatacatacatatatatatatatatatatatatatatatatatatatatatatatatatatatatatatatatatatatatatatatatatatatatatatatacagggtgtaTACTTAATTTCTGACCCCCTATATCTCGGTTTAAGAATACGGTTTCAACACATACCATTTTATTACTGTCATATCAATTTAATTAGACAAAGAATATATGTTAATAGTCAGTAATCAGTATTTTGTCCATTTCTTTCTATGCATTGGGTAATTCTCCTTGGCAGGCTTTCTACTAGGCGAAAACACTCTTCTTGCGTAATGGCAGCCCACTCCTATTCAACACGTCTGATCAACTATTCACGATTACGAGGTCGAGGATTGTGTAAAACACTGTCCTGGAGTCTTGACCAAATATGTTCGATGACATTTAAGTCGGGCGAGTTGCCAGGCCAGTCGGTCCACACTGCTGGAAAGTCTCTGTTGATCACATTTATTGTTGCTCTTGCCGTGTGGCAAGTTGCTCCATCTTGCATCAGAATAACTTTATTTCTCACAGGAAAGATGGTCTTACCATCAGCTGCACGTTTGTGCACAGGTAGAATAATATCACGGTAATATTTTCCATCAACAGTTTTATTTTGCTCAACAACAACCAGATCAGTTTTGCCATATCGAGAAATGCCGCCGGCTATCATAATCTTAAGACGAAAGAAAAAAACGAGTACAAAAATTTACGCGATCAGTGATGTTTATCTGCGACAACATGGGTTTCACTTTCTGTGTATAGGCATGCTTTACCCATGTGGTCTTGCGCAAGTATTTACTGATAGCACTGTGTGAAATTGTTTTTCCTCTTTCTTTGTAACTGTCTGAAAAATTCAGTTTCTTAGCTACAGTTTTTGTTCCAACTCCGACTTTGTCTTTGACCCACTTTCTGACCTTGTCCTTGGTTCTTGGTGAAAACTTTGTTGGCTTTCCAGGTCGCTGAGCATCTGTGACGTCACCCTCTTGTTTTCTTGCCCACTTTCTTACAGTATTTCGAGAAACTTTTCACTGTCTAGTGATTTCTTTAATGCTTAATCCTTGACTACATAAAACTTAAATTCGGTGACGAAGTAACTGTTTATCAGAACTCATTTTCAGAGTAAATTGCTAAAAAACACATGTTATATAATACATGTTAgtaacatatacatataatacatataaatacacacaGAGTAATTAATGTAAATCATAAACAGACACCAAGTATCACTGATATAAATaaggcaaataaaaataatgctgATTATTTCTTGTAGCCAAAatgctaaacattaaaaaagtgtaaactTAATTTCTGACCCCGGTTTCGAAGAGTAGCAATACGTCATAAACAGTGAAGAAAAAATGTGTTATTAATTGGCAAACTAAGATCACATATTAAGGAGTAATAAGGacaatttacttaaaaatcgTGCTAAAACTATAGTCATAATGCCAAAGGCCGTGGAAGACAAGGAGaatgaaaatatcatttttatgtatgttgACAAAATGGCTCCCATAAACATTTTCTGAGGTCATATCCTATCTGAAGTGAGCGTTTTACGTGCAGAAAGTATAGTTACACCAAAATACATACTATAGTATTTTTCGGGCTAAAGTAGCATTTAAGAGAGCAACTCAAAATCTTGTGTTTGTAACATGTGGGGGGTCAGAAATTAAGTAtacaccctgtatatatatatatatatatatatatatatatatatatatatatatatatatatatatatatatatatatatatatatatatatatatatatatatatatatatatatatatatatatatatatatttatctacaGTGATAGGCGAAATAATAGATAACAATAAGGTTAACATCATATTTATAAACGTGCTTGACATAAACGCGGGAATCCCACAGATATTTCTAACCTCACTTTCTTATGTATATTGTGTTGTTTGTTGGTGATGTATAAACAAGTTTGTGCgtgtgtttattttatttttcttgattaCTTTAATTTAAGGTGTGCAAAATAATAGGTAAtgtagattttaaattaaattatttacaataattgttagtttatttagttaaaagattaattttattaacagttactatgaaatttgttgaattaaaaagaaaatattttaagaaaaatgtggcGTAACTAATGAAGGGTATACAATACAGTTATTGGTCAGGGACAGTAATTGAACACtatagaatttatttaaaaaaattaagaatggatttgaaaaaacttgtataatattttcatagatgtctccattaacaattttttcagtCGTATAATTCCTTCTTTACCGGCTAACTCTGCAATATTTATGTCAAAGACGTATTTTGTTGTGCTGTACTGTGTGTGCATTATAATAGCGAATTTTCTTACAAAATAGTTAAgagttgaactttttaaaacgatatgtaatattaattataatattttatttggaaATATGTACAAAATATAGTTACAGGTATACGTACCACAAAAACAACCGTACCGCAAAAACCACAATTTTGGCTTAAGTGACCTAGCATGTAGAAAAAGATTCAGGATTCAAAAAACTTGATACATTATGATAGCTAATATGTCAGCCTGTAAATTAAAGCAGCTTTAgtggttttttaatttgttaaatacttTGGTATTTGCActagagtaaaaatttaaattataaaagtgtgtagttttttttgttttgtaggaGCCTAGAAGCCGTATCAGAGAATAAGTtagcaaaatatagtttttctatTACCTATGGATTATAACTAGATActgaaaaaagctttttttctcAAGTagttataaatctttataacaCCCTCATAAAGAAAGgaagtattattattgtttttgggGTACATTTTATAGAATTCACTTCATAGactatgttttgaaataaaaaacatcaactaTAAATTACCattgtatttgattttttttaaagaaaataatatatatttttcttaaaaacaatatttgaacGCAGCAGTAATAACACAGACATCTAAAATGGCTGCAGactttactaaattattataacaataggTTATAACAACAATGTTAAgataatatagataaataaaatagtactttaactgattactttaattcaaaaaaagattgattGTCGTTGCATTCGTTATAATGGTCGTATATCAGTCTTTTAGATGTGGAGAAGTGCTGGTTTGCTGGTAAAAGCATAATCGGTTTAACACCATCAATTCTGCAACTCACTTTGCTGCAAATTGAACGGAGAACATCAAGACAATTAGGACATTGCTTTAGGCCAAAAGCTTGTCATTTTctttgtttgcaaaaacattcaattttacatttaataaatttttctttctttctttcttttggCTTCCTTCTTATGCTATATCtatgttatttttatctaactctatttgattaaaaaaatgatcgTTAAACATTTTAGAGCACATTATTCGCTTACAGAACATAtctaaatactaaaaaacaactttcaagtaaaaatttagattttgctCTAGGTTCAAacacaaaataagttttaataaattcttgCAATTATTATGttctaaaaatgttattgatttttaatacgTAAAAAATACGatgcaaactttgtttaaaacactGCCATGACATCTTTAGAATCAAGAGGTTACATAGAATCAAATTTAATCATAGTAAAAAGCGAGAACACATGTATAGcctataaaatgttattttaaaaacaacaatgtCGTTTTTAGGTATACCTATCTTGTGGTTTTTGTGGTGCATCGGGTATTTTCTTCAAGATTATGTTagcagtaactggttttatttaaagcagatCAAATAATATTAGGACACGCCAAATTTCAGCTTCATAGGTTCACTAGCAGCAGAGATACAATCGATAAATTGAATGCGGTTTTTGGGGTACAGTTTACCCTACATTGTTCAGtagataaaagaaatttaattaaaaatttacgaAACCAGGGTAagattttgaaagaaatttcaaatttaatggactgtttaattaatatacaatgcaattaaaaaagaaaatacaccCGAAACACGTGATCGAAATAGGAAAATATCTAGAAGAGATGACGAAAATAATGTTCTTTATTCCAAAAGAAATCCTTTTGCAACGTCAAAACTACTCTTGACCTTCAAATTGATGCTTCGACAGTTAAAAAAGACTTACTGAACATGTTAAAGCCAAGGTACTAAAGAAGTGTCCATTTTTATCaccaaataatataaaaaataggaaAGATTTTGCTAGGGAGCACGTGGGCTGGCCATCCTCAAATTGGCGAAACATTCTTTGGTCAGATGAGACCAAAATTAACTTGTTTGGGTCAGATGCACTTAAAAATTTGTCAGAAGACCAAAAGGATAAGAATGTGATCCTTATAATCGTTTATATGATCGGTATAACAGTAAACATGAGGatggaaatattaaaatatgggGTTGCTTTTCATATTATAGAGTAGGCCCCTTTTTATAGATTAAAGAAAGATGAccaaagaaatatatttaaatatactgcAGGAGGTTATGCTTctatttgcagaaaaaaatcTACCTTTGATTTGGGTTTATCAACAAGATAATGACCCAAAGCATACTGCAAAGGTAGAAATTGGTTATTTAgcgtataatatatatatatatatatatatatatatatatatatatatatatatatatatatatatatatatatatatatatatatatatatatatatatatattatacgcTAAATAATGCTAAATGGATAAACATTTtcgatttaattaaaaaaataaccacaACACCGCAGCGATATTGAGGTTTTTCTAAATGCAATAACTACCATTATCATTCCAAAAGTaataagtaaaagtaataagtaGTTTGATAATAGGTCATCGAGGTACACAAAAGACCAGGTCATCGAGGTACACatttcctaatataaaaaataaaacaaaagccTATAACCTATTACCCGgaaattaatttatcaaaactaTATCAAGTGAAAAATGTTTCCAAATTAACATCTTGCTAtttagaatatattaaaaaaaaaatatgaagaatttagcaaaacaatttcttttttaatttaaactttaaaaatttatacaaaaaatatgtatcACAGTTAGGTACATGCtataaaaacacaaacattttgaaaatacaaaaccttttagcatatatattttgaattagtCAATACTTGAATATTTGTATTCGTCAACATAAAATAATTCGTTCTTTTCCAGTGGTGCAACAAAGAAAATGGTTTTTTGATCGTACACCTCCAAGTAAGGATGCGCATTTAGCTTTtggttctaaatttttttgatttcattaaaaactttgtttaatttacataataaaataaatttaaaaaataatttaattttttaactcacTTCGCAGTATGCCTTTAGTTTTGGATAAACACGATAGATTGCAACCAAAATAGAAAGCCAAAATTGAAAGGGGAATTCAGCAACAACTGCTTTAACTGGAGGTAGTTGGGTATGAGAATAACCAACACAAGTCATGGTATTTTTCAATTCATCGCTAATCTCATCTGATGGCACAAAAAGCCCAATAGCATATCGAGTCTTGTTGTTTTCtgtcttaaaaattattaaatttttcatttaaatacaaagataaatataataatttaatcatttataaccacaagtagcctcctcatctgtagtggccttctcggccttcgggaggtgaattacaaaaaaaaaaaaaatttttttaatttatttaattaatttgaataagttgataatatgatataataaattgtttaaaattaggaaaaaacaaacaaacttaaatttaaaaaaaaataaaataataaaaattatgagggAAAgtgttaatttcatttttatttgtttatgattttTACAATCAAGTCActattaaattacattaaattgtTTCAGACATTTTAACTTgcttaactaattttaaaattttaacaaaatatttaaatagaattcattttataaagtacatttgtttaattaaaaagattttcagaTCTTtgccaaattatttttaaaacaacttttaatatttaaaattcatctTAGCTATAAACTTTTCAAATCCGGGTTTCTTCAAgactttttcaaaacattaaaatcaatcattctgttattatttattatcttacTTCCTGAACATCACATTTTTATgaaatgataaaacaataacttttggAAGTCTTAAGTAACAGACTACTacttatgatatttttaataacaagggttaaatccagtttttttttaattcatttttatagcaAACCATATAAAAGAATATCTCAATGACTTCCTAAACAGAGCATTAAACTCTATTTTTGCAAGTAGCAtcctgttttttatttttgtttgtagcaccctatattttaaatacttgatactaaaaattcttattaaaacaTCACTAAAGTACTAAAGtcaaagtattaaataataaaaaatgcttttatgcAATGTATTAGAAGTCATATTtaatgagaaataaaatttatttgtgtcaatattaaatttttattaacaaaacttataataatatgGGCCAAATATATATACTCCACCCCCCCCCCAGTTTTTTAGTTTGGAACCTCTTTGACGGAttgagtgtttttttataaaaatgattcaatTCTTCTTTAAATACATTACTTATAAACctgtttatttattcaaaagcATATAATAATTCACAGTTTTAATAAAGACCTTTATgctctaaaaaaacaaaaactaatttttatcgATGCAATTATAAACAGCTTCTTCTTGTATTAACAGTCAGTCTTCTATTGTATCCAAAGAACTTTGTGATAACGAAAAACCAACatcattaatataatatttggcTGCCTAACTTTAAAAGACATCTAATAACTCTCAAACTAACATTGATTTGCATTTTCTTTGTAGTGTTATCTAAAATTGTGAATTGAGTGACATTTTCTCGCCTCATTTGTACAATCTTTACACTCAAAACCTACTAGAAACCTTACAAAATGAAAGTGTCGTAGGAACATCAATAAATGGAAACTACACGGGTGTTGTAGCATATGCTGATGACATTATACTTCTTAGTTCCACCCTCTCTGGCCTACAAAAGCTAATTAATATCTGTAACATTTACACAAAAGAAAACTGCATAAAATTGAATGCTGACAAAACCGAGTTTTTGGTCACCGGaaaacatcaaattaaaaaatgcacgATAACACTCAAccaccaaaaaataaaactagacAATAAACTTACTCATCTAGGCTTTATATGGGACACAAAATATTCACCAATTGCCTCACTTAATCGTTTAAACATTGATAACCGAATATCCCATTTCCGGGCAGTAATACAGTCTTTAATTCAAGCTGGAATTCGTTTTGTTCACCCAAACTCTATTGTccagttatataaaactttagctGTTCCAACACTAACGTATGGTCTTGAGCTTTGCGACCATAAAGAAATGTTATTGCAAAAGCTTGATATAGTAGGAAGAATTGCACTGAAGTCACTACTAAACGtttcaaaacatagtaaaaattatatacatccCCTATTTTGTATTGAAGATATATCTATAATTACGCAACAAAATaagataaacttatttattcgcctgttgaaaaataaaatgacatttGATATTCTTAAGTCGCAGTTGGACAACAAATCAGGTCCACGACCTTTTGTAGATAGCGTTAAGGCTCTGTGCAATagtcataaattaaatatagagAAACTTATGCaacacaaagaaaaaataaaaattactggtttaaaaatataatttctgaaACGGatcttaaaatcttaaaatgtgCAGTCGAGTACTGGAACTCAAAAGAACAAAGAACAATCTTCAAGGATGttcttgaaaatataaaattcctagatcctagagatttttttttgaaactttttatttaccttGTAATATATAGTGggtgtttaacaaatatataaaaaaaattttgactgtttacatttttaagtttaagaaatattaaagtaaacaCAAATTGACCAGAGTATGTAAAAAAGagatctaattttttatatttgaaacttAATCTTTCCTTACTTATGATTCAAAATGTAAGTTACtaaaaactatcaaaatttcacgcttttttaaaaataacgttTTTATTGTGAACTAaagattgttattgttttaaaactgtttaatttaacaatcataacattttaaaactttaattctaacttaataactttaagattcttttttaaatgttaaaattcttattaataTAAAGTTAGATTTGCaaaagttggttatttcaaGTGCTGTTTGTGTATCATTTATATTGTCgcataattttgtgtatcttttATATTGTTGTGTATTTTAGTGTATTGTTATATAATGTCACTGCTTATGTTTTTATGTGCGTCATTAATGTTGTTAtgcatttgatattttttatttagtttgtttaatGTTGATCagacatttttaaagttgtatataattttaaaactgtatatCTACATGTGCATGTATACGTTTGTATGTGAGTGTATGTAGGCACGTATGTGCATTTCtttatgcatatgtatatatgtatgcatgtgtGCGTGTGTCTATGTGTGCTTgcatatctattttatttttgttatgttttttgtcTAACtttgtatatacatttataaaaacaagtaattatttttactaatattattattgttatcattattataattagtaatataattaatatattaatatatatatatatatatatatatatatatatatatatatatatatataatatatatatatatatatatacatatatatatatatatatatatatatatatatatatatatatatatatatatatatatatatatatatatatatatatatatatataaatatatatatatatatatatatatatatatatatatatatatatatatatatatatatatatatatatatatatataaattaacattgtgattcttatgtttattattatagatattatcTTTATAACCATTACTGTTTTAATCATTGTCATTAGGTGTTTACTTAATGTTAGTAgttttactatttgtaaataaccttGAAAAGTAATACCAAACGTTTTAGAAATAATTGATTGATTTATTGATTGTAAATAGGGAAGTCTAAAGTTTACTactatttgttatatattattaacttttatttttgtttctattgttTTACTatggttattatattattatgatttaaatttaataattttcaagaAGTATATTCAAGCAACAAGTGATGCTgcaataaagtataaattttataccttataaaaatttaaaaactaacttttcttattttaaaataagttacatACCTTTTTAGGATCGTCATAATAAATTCCCATGCACTTAAGTTTAGAATTGCTTTTTATAACAGGAAATTTAAACAATTCACGAAGAACCAAAGAGCATTCAGAGTAACTTTGCtgataaaacttataaaagaaaGTTCCTGGCGTTGAAACTTCTGTTACTTGAATATCTATGGTGCTCATCCATCCcgaataagttaaaaaaacaatcaacatagagataaaaattaaagcagTACTAAAAATGATAAACTCCATCATTCAGACTGTTAAGTATAAATAAAGCTATCAAATATTAATTCTTTGCCTAGAGATATTAGTTCGAAAGTTACCGAAATAATCATTTAACAATCAAAATTTGCTAATTATAAAATGGTcattagacaattttttttataattggaCTCTCGCGATAATTCCggatatagttttattttattattattttttttataactgcattttttaaatgtgaaacaatattttatttcattgcaAACACTGTATGACATAAATAAGGGACAAGTAGTACTTATTTTGTTTGCAATGATGCACCCCGGCATTTGCATCCGCTCCTCGCCAATCCTGAAGTTAAATTCGTTTGAAGACATTAACAATGCCGTTTAAACAAATGATCCGCCCCGGTGATCCGCCCAGCTGATCCGCCTTGCCGATTGTACTTACCCATATATAAGTTTCTTTAAAGTCCGATTTATTCGATTTACAGCAATTCCATGCCACGTGCTTATGCGTTTTTATTCgagaaaacaaaagtatttacattttaaaaataaaaaataaattttattataatattggaATAGCCCTTActgtattataaaaactaaacttttcaTAACTTTCTCTATAATAACTTATagagttattatagagatcagtgagTGACGCTCTCATTTTTGCAATAACTCATaaaatagaaagtaaaaaataaaaacttatccTAAAgaacatacatttttttacaaaagtaatataaactttttttatatacacatagataTAATAAAACTGCAATTTCCTCGACAGAAGTAAAATGTCGAGGCATGTGGAATTGCTGTTTAGTTAGTCTTTAAGGTGGTAGTACAgtaattaaaactgaaaaaattattttttgaaaaattcatttttatatcaataaaatcatAGCAGATTCCTAATTTTTTCTTGGATTGCAAATAAAACTTTGGTATCTACATCTAATCTTTGTAGCAACGCTTTGATTTTTCCGTTGCTACACATTTTTGCAAGGAAATTATACc
This Hydra vulgaris chromosome 04, alternate assembly HydraT2T_AEP DNA region includes the following protein-coding sequences:
- the LOC100203443 gene encoding testis-expressed protein 264 homolog is translated as MMEFIIFSTALIFISMLIVFLTYSGWMSTIDIQVTEVSTPGTFFYKFYQQSYSECSLVLRELFKFPVIKSNSKLKCMGIYYDDPKKTENNKTRYAIGLFVPSDEISDELKNTMTCVGYSHTQLPPVKAVVAEFPFQFWLSILVAIYRVYPKLKAYCENQKLNAHPYLEVYDQKTIFFVAPLEKNELFYVDEYKYSSID